The following coding sequences are from one Gimesia sp. window:
- a CDS encoding sulfatase, with protein sequence MMTSMRLRPFFLLSLFALCFGMVQRLSTAAEKPNVLFIAVDDLRPELGCYGASHIQSPHIDQLAASGLLFNRAYCQQAVCSPSRTSLMTGLRPDSTKVYDLDTHFRKTVPDVVTLTQQFMKHGYKSIGMGKIYHGSLNDKASWDAYPTVRGRGYQLPETLAGIRERTKGLDVKKMNWRQRSKLTRGPATEMADVPDAQYRDGAIAERAIKSLRELKQSQQPFFLAVGFLKPHLPFVAPQKYWDLYDRRQIKLAENRFPPKNAPKIALTNWGELRNYSDMPAKGDLTDEQQLQLRHGYYACVSFTDANIGKVLDELQRLELDENTIVILWGDHGWKLGEHNGWCKHTNFENDTRVPLIIRAPGMQAQGKTSEALVEFVDIYPTLCDLAGLPLPTHLEGTSFKPLLSNPQRPWKPAAFSQYPRGRVMGYSMKTDRYRYTEWQDRKSGKVVDRELYDHQQDGAENENIAGQPDQKQVVKQLSAQLKKNWKGAVVPD encoded by the coding sequence ATGATGACCTCGATGCGACTGCGGCCCTTTTTTCTACTCAGCCTGTTTGCCCTCTGTTTTGGTATGGTCCAGCGCCTCTCGACAGCCGCCGAGAAACCGAATGTGCTGTTCATTGCCGTGGATGACCTGCGGCCCGAGTTGGGCTGTTATGGTGCGTCACATATTCAGAGTCCGCACATTGATCAGCTGGCGGCCAGTGGTCTGCTGTTCAACCGGGCTTATTGCCAGCAGGCGGTCTGTTCGCCTTCACGAACGAGCCTGATGACCGGGCTGCGTCCCGATTCCACCAAGGTCTACGATCTGGATACGCACTTCCGTAAGACGGTGCCCGATGTGGTGACGCTGACGCAGCAGTTCATGAAGCATGGTTACAAGTCGATCGGGATGGGCAAAATCTATCATGGGAGTCTGAACGATAAGGCGTCATGGGATGCCTACCCCACGGTCAGAGGCAGAGGATATCAATTGCCTGAGACGCTGGCGGGAATTCGGGAACGGACTAAAGGACTCGACGTAAAAAAAATGAACTGGCGGCAACGTTCTAAGCTGACGCGGGGTCCCGCTACGGAGATGGCAGATGTGCCGGACGCACAGTACCGCGACGGGGCGATCGCCGAGCGAGCGATTAAATCACTCCGGGAGTTGAAACAGAGTCAGCAGCCGTTCTTCCTGGCGGTCGGATTTTTGAAGCCGCACCTCCCCTTTGTGGCGCCGCAGAAGTACTGGGATCTCTACGACCGCAGGCAGATCAAACTGGCGGAGAACCGCTTCCCGCCTAAGAATGCACCGAAAATCGCGTTGACCAACTGGGGAGAACTGCGGAACTATTCTGACATGCCGGCCAAAGGGGATCTGACTGATGAGCAGCAACTCCAGCTGCGGCACGGTTACTATGCCTGCGTCAGTTTCACTGATGCGAACATTGGTAAAGTGCTGGACGAACTGCAGCGGCTGGAACTGGATGAGAACACGATTGTGATTCTGTGGGGCGATCATGGCTGGAAGCTGGGCGAACACAACGGCTGGTGCAAGCATACGAACTTTGAAAACGACACCCGTGTGCCGCTCATTATTCGGGCACCGGGTATGCAGGCGCAGGGAAAAACCAGCGAGGCCCTGGTGGAGTTTGTGGATATCTACCCGACACTCTGCGATTTAGCGGGGCTCCCCCTGCCCACGCACCTGGAAGGGACCAGCTTCAAACCGTTGTTAAGCAACCCGCAGCGTCCCTGGAAGCCGGCCGCTTTCAGCCAGTATCCACGGGGACGCGTGATGGGTTATTCAATGAAAACGGATCGCTACCGCTACACCGAATGGCAGGACCGCAAGTCAGGCAAGGTCGTCGACCGCGAATTGTACGACCATCAGCAGGACGGCGCCGAGAACGAGAACATCGCCGGTCAACCGGACCAGAAGCAGGTGGTGAAACAACTGTCGGCTCAGCTGAAGAAGAACTGGAAAGGGGCTGTGGTGCCTGATTGA
- a CDS encoding Gfo/Idh/MocA family oxidoreductase — MSTSTKLTRREMLQRSALAGAGLWLGAHTAQAESTSPNEKLNIACIGLGNQGNANLGLVSSQNIVGLCDVDSARTDKYQAKFPKAKSFADFRVMLDKLENEIDAVVVTTPNHTHATIAINAMRRGKHVYCEKPLAHSIHEVREMQRVAREENVVTQMGTQNHAGENYRRTVELIQSGAIGDVQQVHVWFGRPGGWRRYKHVVDRPAEPQPIPKTLNWDLWVGPAPMQNFHPCYHPHDWHYWWDFGNGTLGNMGCHYMDLIFWSLDLQYPHAVETKGPELHPDSTPFWLDCHWQFPARGSKPPVEVIWYHGRNTPEPVLELGGPEWAAGILFVGTDGMLAADYGKRVLLPEEKFAGFKAPPKTIPPAIGNHRQEWYEACKGNGKTNCHFDYAAPLTETILLGNLAFRVGEKVEWDAEKGAATNTDQAAQYVQREYRKGWTL; from the coding sequence ATGAGCACCTCAACGAAACTGACGCGACGTGAAATGTTACAACGTTCGGCTCTGGCAGGAGCGGGCCTCTGGCTCGGGGCACACACGGCCCAGGCTGAAAGCACCTCACCCAACGAGAAGCTCAACATCGCCTGTATCGGTCTGGGGAACCAGGGGAACGCGAACCTGGGGCTGGTCTCCAGCCAGAATATTGTCGGCCTGTGCGACGTCGATTCCGCCCGCACCGACAAATACCAGGCGAAGTTCCCGAAAGCGAAATCCTTCGCCGATTTTCGCGTCATGCTCGATAAGCTGGAAAACGAGATCGACGCCGTCGTTGTGACGACTCCCAACCACACCCACGCCACCATCGCTATCAACGCCATGCGACGCGGCAAACACGTCTACTGCGAAAAGCCGCTGGCCCACTCCATTCATGAAGTTCGCGAAATGCAGCGCGTGGCCCGTGAGGAAAACGTTGTCACCCAGATGGGCACACAGAACCACGCCGGTGAAAATTACCGGCGGACCGTCGAGCTCATTCAATCTGGAGCCATCGGCGATGTGCAGCAGGTCCACGTCTGGTTTGGACGACCGGGAGGCTGGCGGCGTTACAAGCATGTCGTCGATCGTCCTGCAGAACCGCAGCCGATTCCTAAAACCCTGAACTGGGATCTCTGGGTCGGTCCGGCGCCGATGCAGAATTTTCATCCCTGTTACCATCCCCACGACTGGCACTACTGGTGGGACTTCGGCAACGGCACGCTGGGGAACATGGGCTGTCACTACATGGACCTGATTTTCTGGTCGCTGGATCTACAGTATCCCCACGCGGTCGAAACCAAAGGACCTGAGCTGCACCCCGACTCCACTCCGTTCTGGCTCGACTGTCACTGGCAGTTCCCGGCTCGGGGATCGAAGCCTCCCGTCGAGGTGATCTGGTATCACGGACGCAACACCCCGGAACCTGTTCTCGAACTGGGCGGCCCCGAATGGGCGGCGGGAATCCTGTTTGTCGGCACCGATGGCATGCTGGCTGCAGATTACGGTAAGCGCGTATTGCTGCCCGAAGAAAAATTCGCCGGCTTCAAAGCACCGCCGAAAACGATTCCACCGGCAATCGGCAATCATCGCCAGGAATGGTACGAAGCCTGTAAAGGCAACGGCAAAACCAACTGCCACTTCGATTACGCAGCCCCATTAACGGAAACAATCCTGCTGGGCAATCTCGCGTTCCGCGTCGGCGAGAAAGTGGAATGGGATGCAGAGAAAGGTGCTGCCACGAATACCGACCAGGCCGCGCAATACGTACAACGCGAATACCGCAAAGGATGGACACTCTAA